In Bacillus sp. DX3.1, the following proteins share a genomic window:
- a CDS encoding N-acetylmuramoyl-L-alanine amidase, with protein sequence MKLVIDAGHGGNDSGAVGNGLLEKNLTLQIAQRVRNILLANYAINIKMTRDSDVFISLSERANIANSFGADYFISFHINSGGGTGYEDYIYNGLSDSSSAAGKQQKMHAAVSPVLTKYGLRDRGAKKANYAVLRETAMDALLTETAFIDTTFDANLLKNQQFIEELCQAYVRGIVAILGLVPSTNQNPNPAPQKKGVAYIRGTNVNLRSGPSISFSVIRKLNAPESYVVYQESNGWLDLGAGQWVYNDPSYIQYIKSANSDGSPIGVANIRGTNVNLRSGPSASSSVIRKLNAPESYVVYQESNGWLNLGGSQWIYYDPSYIQYNQY encoded by the coding sequence AGCGTGTTCGTAATATTTTACTGGCGAATTATGCGATAAATATTAAAATGACACGTGATAGTGACGTCTTTATCTCATTATCGGAACGTGCAAATATTGCTAATTCTTTTGGTGCAGATTATTTTATCTCATTTCATATTAACAGTGGCGGTGGAACAGGTTACGAAGATTATATTTATAATGGACTGTCAGATAGCAGTTCTGCAGCAGGCAAACAACAAAAGATGCATGCAGCGGTCAGCCCAGTATTAACAAAGTATGGATTACGTGATCGCGGTGCAAAGAAAGCAAATTATGCAGTACTAAGAGAAACAGCAATGGATGCATTATTAACAGAAACTGCTTTTATTGATACAACCTTCGATGCAAATTTATTAAAAAATCAGCAGTTTATAGAAGAGTTATGCCAAGCGTATGTAAGAGGGATTGTTGCTATATTAGGATTGGTGCCAAGTACAAACCAAAACCCAAATCCAGCACCTCAAAAGAAAGGTGTGGCTTATATTCGCGGGACAAACGTAAATTTAAGAAGCGGTCCATCTATATCATTTTCGGTTATCCGAAAATTAAATGCACCAGAGTCATACGTTGTATATCAAGAAAGTAATGGCTGGCTAGATTTAGGGGCTGGTCAGTGGGTGTATAATGATCCATCTTATATACAGTATATCAAGTCTGCAAATAGTGATGGCAGTCCGATTGGGGTTGCAAATATTCGCGGGACGAACGTGAATTTAAGAAGTGGACCATCCGCATCATCTTCGGTCATTCGTAAGTTAAATGCACCAGAATCATACGTTGTATATCAAGAGAGTAATGGCTGGCTAAACTTAGGTGGCAGTCAATGGATTTACTATGATCCATCTTATATTCAGTATAATCAGTACTAA